The following nucleotide sequence is from Paenibacillus andongensis.
GAAGTTGTGCAAGAAATGAACCGCGAATCCATCACCATGCGCCAAGGAGACTGGCTGCTGATCAAATCCGGCGTCAGACATCAATCTTCGAATTTGGCTGCCACACATTACGGCTACTTTAATGTGCATTTCGATCTCGATGATACCGAAATACGCAGCCTGCTATCGATTACTCCTTATCAGCACATCCATCATCAAGATGCGGAGCAAAGCAGGCTTCAGTTCTACGTAAGTGAACTAGAGGCTATCATGCATCGCAATCGCACAGAGGACGCGAAGCAAGAACTGCAGTACCTGCGCTTCGAGGACAAGTTGCTGCTTCAGTCCTACACCCTGCTTATCATCCATGATGTACTTCATTTGCTGCGCGAACACGATTCACCGCACAAACAAAAATATGCGCCAACGATGGACCAAGACACTTCTTTGTTCACCGCTGATGTCGCCCATGCGATTGAAGAAAAGCTGTCGCTCGGCCTCTGCGAGGAGGCGTCTGTCGCAGGAGTCGCGAAAGAGCTGAACCTGAGCCGCAGTCAGTGCAGCAAGCTCTTCTCCAAAGTGTACGGGCTATCGCCGCGGCAGTATGTCAGCCGGCAAAAGCTGAACCTAGCCAAAGAGCTGCTCGTCACAACCAATTTGCCGATGACCGACATTGCGGAGAAACTCGGCTTCCATTCGGCCAGCCACTTCTCGCGGCAGTTCCGGCGCTGGACCGGCCAGTCGCCAAGTGAATTCAAGCCGAAGCATCATGCCACGTAGCAGCCGCTCGGACTTTAGCGGAACTAGGAGTCGCTATATTGGCGAAAACCACTTGAATGCCAGGGTACGCGGAACCACAGGACGTTATTTTGTTATATTTAGCCTCCGGATCTTCCTTTTTCACTAAATAACGTCACCACGTTCCGCTAAACCTATTTTCAACGTGATTATCACGAAATAGCGTATCGCCGTTCCCCTTCACAATAAAAACGCCCGCAAACCTTGAAGTTTGCGGGCGTTCTCGCGTATTTTACTCCTGTGCCGCGTCTTGTGCCGGCGTTTGTTCTTCAGCCTCGTTAATCACGACGCTTTGTGATTCTGGTTCCCACTGCACATTGGCTTTGAGCGCTTCACTAATGAAGCGAGCTGGCACCATCGTGGACCCATTATAGACTTCCCCAGCCACTTCTAGATCAACGGCTTGTCCATTAATAAAGGCTTTACGAACACCTATCACAAGCTTCACTGTGACACCATCTTTCACTACGGTAACCGAGTTATCTTCTGGATTCCAAGTAACCGTAGCCTGCAAGGCTTCAGCAATCGCTCGGAAAGGGACTAACGTGTTCCCATCTTTAATAAATGGCGGGACCTCAAAGTTAGGTTCTAGACCGTTAACGTAGGCTTTGACACCTAACTTGCCTTTTTTGCTATTCAGTGATCCCAGCTTTTTGTATACATCAAGGTTCGCTGAGTCGGTTTTAACGACTTCTTTCTGAATATCCGCCGCGGTGTCCAAATCCCCGCTATTCTCTGCCTCAATGACAGCATCGGAGAGAACTGAGCCAATGTTCGTCGTATCATGTAACTGTAAATTGTACTTTTCCAGCAGTTTGGAAATGATGGCACCGGCAGGGCGATCTTTGACATGTTCGTACGCGTTTTGTAACCCTCTATACCCCATATGTCCATGAGAACCATAAGTAGATGAAGTCACCGTTTCACGTTCTCCTGAAACCTTCTTTTCTTTCTTTTCCTTTTTCTCCTTCAGCTTCACATCCACTTGATCGTTAGAACTTGAACTTGATTTAGAACTCGTACTTGAACTTGTACTCGAACTTGTACTCGAACTTGTACTCGAACTTGCACTCGAACTCGAACTCGAACTAGATTGATCCGAACCCTTATCATGCTTAGGCTCTGCATATACCGCAGAACTTAATAAACTACCCAGAACTGCTATCGAGACCACAATGTTAAGTTTCCATTTCATGCTGTACACGCTCCCAGAATAATTTGTCGTTTTTTGTTAGTTCAATCAACTCATTATAACTAATAAACGGACAACATTCTGTATCACAGCACACAAAATGGCACTTTCATTCTTGGCCTCATTCCCCTTTCCTAAACTGCCCCGGCGTAATCCCCTCATAGCGTTTAAACACCCTGATGAACGTGTTACTGTTCGAGAAGCCGACCTTTTGCGTAATCTCCGTAATTGTATCATCGGTTTCCGTCATCAACTGCTTGGCCAGCTGAACACGCTGTTTATTAACGTAATCAATAAACGTTTCCCCAGACTGCTCCTTGATGAACCGCGATAAATACGGCGCATTCACTTCAAACTTCAAAGACAGCGACGTCAGGCTCAAATCCATATCCGCCAAATGCTCATCAATATAGCTAAGCACTTGATCCTTCAGATTCGTATTGTGGCTTTTCTTCTTGGAATCGACGTAGTCACAAACGGTTTTCAAAAACTTATAAATTTCATCTTCAATTTCCACAAAGGACTCACATTGGGTCAATTGTTTAATGAGCGCATGCTTCTCTACTGCTAATTCATTAGGTCCTTGATCTAAATGCTCAATAGCCTTCAAGATCGTGCCAATCAGTTCAAACATGAGAAGTTTGCCGAGCTGCAGCGATAGCGTGCCGTCCGACACATTCGTTGCGATCAGTTCGCTGACAGCATCCATGGCCTCCTCGTACTGCCCCGTTCGAATATGATTGATCAGCTGCCGCTCCATATCCAGCGGATAATACAGCTCATTCTTCGGTCGTTTGATCCGATCAAAAGGGATAATTTGACTCGGTCCAATGACGAATTTATATTCCAGCGCCTCCAGCGCCTCATCGAATCCATGCGAGATTCCGGTCAAATGTGGATGAATATCACTAATGCCTATCGTCAGCTGAATATAAAATTTACCCTGAATGATCGTCTGCGCCTCTTGCGCAATCTCAATCAA
It contains:
- a CDS encoding AraC family transcriptional regulator translates to MEHFLYQMCQFSDMIERTTMTYRRKDPFMDDLYRFPNMINTLQVVGCHFGLQPPGWHYLRHHHHLFELLYCSEGEVVQEMNRESITMRQGDWLLIKSGVRHQSSNLAATHYGYFNVHFDLDDTEIRSLLSITPYQHIHHQDAEQSRLQFYVSELEAIMHRNRTEDAKQELQYLRFEDKLLLQSYTLLIIHDVLHLLREHDSPHKQKYAPTMDQDTSLFTADVAHAIEEKLSLGLCEEASVAGVAKELNLSRSQCSKLFSKVYGLSPRQYVSRQKLNLAKELLVTTNLPMTDIAEKLGFHSASHFSRQFRRWTGQSPSEFKPKHHAT
- a CDS encoding copper amine oxidase N-terminal domain-containing protein → MKWKLNIVVSIAVLGSLLSSAVYAEPKHDKGSDQSSSSSSSSASSSTSSSTSSSTSSSTSSKSSSSSNDQVDVKLKEKKEKKEKKVSGERETVTSSTYGSHGHMGYRGLQNAYEHVKDRPAGAIISKLLEKYNLQLHDTTNIGSVLSDAVIEAENSGDLDTAADIQKEVVKTDSANLDVYKKLGSLNSKKGKLGVKAYVNGLEPNFEVPPFIKDGNTLVPFRAIAEALQATVTWNPEDNSVTVVKDGVTVKLVIGVRKAFINGQAVDLEVAGEVYNGSTMVPARFISEALKANVQWEPESQSVVINEAEEQTPAQDAAQE